In the Malus domestica chromosome 16, GDT2T_hap1 genome, one interval contains:
- the LOC103433140 gene encoding uncharacterized protein encodes MKNKASVFLKHIITLLSSIAKAKSLAIKSKTSAAKARLIMFSLVKNKKVLMDTVSHKIHSLLGHDHRDQEEEEGDQSKALVLYNAIANEYSHAVGTSICMLRYNGQDEEEEEDDDDDDNYPDLRHSLFDENENFDDVKDGGSVIDLVKNSKVEGEDFKLEDEIDHVADLFINRFHKQMRLQKLLSFKRYQEMINRSV; translated from the coding sequence ATGAAGAACAAGGCTTCTGTTTTCTTGAAACATATAATCACCTTGCTGAGTTCCATAGCCAAGGCCAAGTCCTTGGCTATCAAGAGCAAAACTAGCGCTGCGAAAGCTCGCCTGATAATGTTCTCATTGGTGAAGAACAAGAAGGTTTTGATGGACACCGTGTCACACAAGATCCACAGTCTCCTAGGCCACGATCACCGCGatcaagaggaggaggagggagaccAAAGCAAGGCGCTTGTTCTCTACAATGCCATTGCCAATGAGTACTCACATGCAGTTGGTACTTCGATCTGCATGCTTAGGTACAATGGCcaagatgaggaggaggaggaggacgacgacgacgatgatAACTACCCTGATCTCAGGCACTCATTGTTCGATGAAAATGAGAACTTTGATGATGTCAAGGATGGCGGGTCTGTGATCGATCTGGTGAAGAATTCCAAGGTGGAAGGAGAGGATTTCAAGCTGGAAGACGAGATAGATCACGTTGCGGATTTGTTCATTAATAGGTTCCATAAACAAATGCGCTTGCAAAAGCTTCTCTCCTTCAAAAGGTATCAAGAAATGATCAATAGAAGCGTCTGA